In the genome of bacterium, the window CTGATTCTGCGATCACCAGCGGATTAGTTGTTGGGTTGTTGGGTTGTTCGGTTGTTGAGGGAGGCGCATTGGAAGCGAGGAGCGTGGAGCCTGCGTCTAGTGGCTGATCCGATACTTGTCGGCCTTCCCATTGACCACAAACGAGACTGTTGAGATTGAAACCACAGCGGCTCTGGCGACATCCCTGATTGTTGCTGAATTACTCATGCTAAACAGTTTAGCAATAATAATTATCGAATGCTACCGCGGATTCTGATTTGAGCCTGATA includes:
- a CDS encoding LacI family DNA-binding transcriptional regulator is translated as MSNSATIRDVARAAVVSISTVSFVVNGKADKYRISH